A part of Olleya sp. Bg11-27 genomic DNA contains:
- a CDS encoding MerR family transcriptional regulator yields the protein MNNIKSKFSIKDLENLSGIKAHTIRIWEKRYNLFEPNRTETNIRYYSLASLQKILNISYLNANGYKISKIANLKTEEIPSLVKKISEQSDNKNHAVNIFKLAMINFDQTLFYNTFNDLINEFSFKHIFYTILVPLLDDIGILWQTDTITAAHEHFIVELIKRKILINIDHAISISNPTDDDTTYVLFLPDNEVHELGLLYTNYEIINQGSHTIYLGQSVPIDSLKFLLSQYKKITFISCFTVKPEKDYINKYLAEFDKKLLNNTNNNLIISGRMTAYIDSEINPKITAFNSTKDVIESF from the coding sequence ATGAACAATATTAAGTCAAAATTTAGCATTAAAGACCTAGAGAACCTCTCAGGTATAAAAGCACATACCATAAGGATATGGGAAAAGCGTTATAATTTATTTGAACCAAACAGAACAGAAACTAATATTAGATATTATAGCTTAGCAAGCTTACAAAAGATTCTAAACATTAGCTACTTAAATGCTAATGGTTATAAAATATCTAAAATAGCAAATTTAAAAACAGAAGAAATACCTTCGTTAGTAAAAAAAATATCTGAACAAAGTGATAACAAAAATCACGCTGTTAATATTTTCAAATTAGCAATGATCAACTTTGATCAAACACTCTTTTATAATACGTTTAATGATTTAATAAATGAATTTTCCTTTAAACATATTTTCTATACTATTTTAGTGCCTTTACTGGATGATATCGGAATACTATGGCAAACAGATACAATCACTGCGGCACACGAGCATTTTATAGTCGAATTAATAAAACGTAAAATTTTAATCAACATAGACCATGCTATAAGCATTTCCAATCCTACTGATGATGACACCACATATGTTTTATTTCTACCTGACAATGAAGTGCACGAATTAGGTTTGTTATACACAAACTACGAAATTATAAATCAAGGCTCACATACCATCTATTTAGGTCAAAGTGTACCAATCGATAGTCTAAAGTTCTTATTATCGCAATATAAAAAGATAACGTTTATTTCCTGCTTTACAGTTAAACCGGAAAAAGACTATATAAATAAGTATTTAGCTGAGTTTGATAAAAAACTTTTAAATAACACTAATAATAATCTGATCATTTCTGGGAGAATGACCGCCTATATTGATTCTGAGATAAACCCGAAAATAACTGCTTTCAATTCTACAAAAGATGTTATTGAAAGCTTCTAA
- a CDS encoding prolyl oligopeptidase family serine peptidase: MKNIIYSLLIILLVSNCKKAINRDIIYNPPKIESQLVSDVYFGTTIDDPYRNIENTKDSTVLKWYKSQTEYTNSFIENINNRTSFIDNTYEIDNRKSYYIKKHHLTENDNRFYLKKNIGEDYYKLYFKAVNDSSEILLFNPKEYKTNSKNDYIINYIKPSWDEKHVVVSLSYSGKELSELIIIDTKTQKQHPQILDNAWPNSFLGINWLPDNSGFTYLYFTNTDPNSSNFKNNSQSVLYTLGQDPKKLNFIFGSKTHPAFNIIKSEYPLTKINGASDKYMIGYLAGVDNFWDTYYAKIEDIKKGHLNWKLLYTTEDKVKTNKGVIVKDQFVFMSGTNADNFKLASINLDTLNFKTPKIIFEEKKDEVITSFRINNDAIYVTTSKYGIEAFLYQIKNRETQQIKLPKKAGTISITHKSNNYNDLWVSISGWTSSNERYKYNSITNKFTEDYLTDKTEYPEFKNIIIEEISIPSHDGTLVPISIIYNKDIKRDGNNPSFFYGYGAYGDGINPFFSPTFLYYVKEGGVLCIPHVRGGGEKGEVWRKGGFKKTKPNTWKDLIAAVEYLIDNKYTSKNTTAIYSSSAGGIMVGRAMTERPDLFAAVISEVGVLNPIRMEVQPGGGGSNIREYGNVKDSTECMALLEMDAYLHIKDSTNYPATYLTVGMNDTRVVPWESGKFAARLQNTNVLTKPVFLYADFESGHSGSSGKKSYEEWGNVLTFALWQTGHPNYQLKRLVK; the protein is encoded by the coding sequence ATGAAAAACATCATCTATTCCCTTCTTATCATACTTCTAGTATCAAACTGTAAAAAAGCTATCAATCGTGACATTATATACAATCCTCCAAAAATAGAAAGTCAGCTAGTTAGTGATGTTTACTTTGGGACCACAATAGATGATCCTTATAGAAACATTGAAAACACCAAAGACAGCACTGTTTTAAAGTGGTATAAATCTCAAACAGAATACACCAATAGCTTTATTGAAAACATAAATAATAGGACCTCCTTTATAGATAATACTTACGAGATCGATAATAGAAAATCTTATTATATAAAAAAGCATCACCTTACAGAAAATGACAATCGTTTTTATTTAAAGAAAAACATTGGAGAAGACTATTACAAATTATATTTCAAAGCTGTTAACGACTCAAGTGAAATACTATTATTTAATCCAAAAGAATATAAAACAAATAGTAAAAACGATTATATAATTAACTATATAAAACCAAGTTGGGATGAAAAGCATGTCGTGGTATCATTATCGTATTCAGGAAAAGAATTATCAGAATTAATTATAATTGATACTAAAACACAAAAACAGCACCCACAAATATTAGACAATGCTTGGCCAAACTCATTTTTAGGAATAAACTGGTTACCAGATAATAGTGGGTTTACTTATTTATATTTCACCAATACAGATCCAAACAGCAGCAATTTTAAAAACAATAGCCAATCTGTATTATACACTTTAGGTCAAGATCCAAAAAAGTTGAATTTTATATTTGGTAGTAAAACTCACCCTGCATTTAATATTATAAAAAGTGAATATCCCTTAACAAAAATAAATGGAGCTAGTGATAAATATATGATTGGTTACCTCGCTGGAGTAGATAATTTTTGGGACACTTATTATGCTAAAATTGAAGACATAAAAAAAGGTCATTTAAACTGGAAGCTACTGTATACAACAGAAGATAAAGTCAAAACGAATAAAGGTGTTATCGTTAAAGACCAATTTGTATTTATGTCTGGCACAAACGCTGATAACTTCAAATTAGCTTCTATAAATTTAGATACTTTAAATTTTAAAACTCCAAAAATTATTTTTGAAGAAAAGAAAGATGAAGTAATAACCTCCTTTAGAATTAACAATGATGCTATCTATGTAACAACAAGTAAATACGGCATTGAAGCATTCCTCTATCAAATAAAAAATAGAGAAACACAACAAATTAAATTACCTAAAAAAGCTGGAACAATAAGTATAACCCATAAATCTAATAATTATAATGATTTATGGGTTTCTATTAGTGGGTGGACAAGCTCTAATGAGCGTTATAAATATAATTCTATAACAAATAAATTTACAGAAGACTACTTAACAGATAAAACAGAATATCCTGAATTTAAGAATATAATCATTGAAGAAATTAGTATTCCTTCACACGATGGGACTTTAGTACCTATTTCAATTATTTATAATAAAGATATAAAAAGAGATGGTAATAATCCTTCATTTTTCTATGGTTATGGCGCTTATGGAGATGGCATCAATCCATTTTTCTCACCAACCTTTTTATACTACGTAAAAGAAGGTGGTGTTCTATGTATACCGCATGTTAGAGGGGGAGGAGAAAAAGGTGAAGTATGGAGAAAAGGTGGTTTTAAAAAGACTAAGCCAAACACATGGAAGGATCTAATAGCTGCTGTTGAATATCTTATTGATAATAAGTACACTTCTAAAAACACTACTGCTATTTATAGTAGTAGTGCCGGAGGAATAATGGTTGGAAGAGCAATGACAGAGCGTCCTGATTTATTTGCGGCTGTTATATCTGAAGTTGGCGTATTAAACCCTATTAGAATGGAAGTTCAACCAGGAGGAGGAGGTTCTAATATTAGAGAATACGGTAATGTAAAAGATTCTACTGAATGTATGGCTTTACTAGAAATGGATGCCTATCTACATATAAAAGATAGCACAAATTATCCTGCAACTTATTTAACCGTTGGAATGAATGACACTAGAGTTGTCCCTTGGGAAAGCGGAAAATTTGCTGCAAGACTACAAAATACTAACGTATTAACAAAACCAGTATTTTTATATGCCGATTTTGAATCAGGTCATAGCGGTAGTTCTGGTAAAAAATCATATGAAGAATGGGGAAATGTTTTAACTTTTGCTCTGTGGCAAACAGGGCATCCAAACTATCAACTAAAAAGATTAGTTAAGTAA
- a CDS encoding phytoene/squalene synthase family protein — protein MKSLFDAVSYDCSKVVTTSYSTSFSLATKMLSHTIRQDIYNIYGFVRFADEIVDTFHDYNKQNLFDRFENDLELALQEKISLNPILNAFQHTYHKCNIDKHMVDSFMKSMRLDLSKTKYTTEQEYKDYIYGSADVVGLMCLKVFVKGDSEKYESLKSTAMSLGSAFQKVNFLRDLKADHELLDRTYFPNTDLTNLTEEDKLFIIQDIESDFEEGLKGIKQLPIEAKFGVFMAYRYYNQLLKKLKKTPALEIKNTRIRVPNYKKAELLTRSYVKYQLNLL, from the coding sequence ATGAAATCATTATTCGACGCTGTTTCCTACGATTGTAGCAAAGTGGTTACTACCTCTTATAGTACTTCATTTTCATTAGCAACTAAAATGTTATCCCATACAATAAGGCAAGACATTTATAATATTTATGGCTTTGTTAGATTTGCTGACGAGATCGTAGACACGTTCCACGACTATAATAAACAGAATTTATTTGATCGTTTTGAAAATGATCTAGAATTAGCATTACAAGAAAAGATAAGTTTAAATCCTATTTTAAATGCCTTTCAGCACACGTATCACAAATGCAATATAGATAAGCATATGGTGGACTCGTTTATGAAAAGTATGCGTTTAGACTTGTCAAAGACTAAATACACAACAGAGCAAGAATACAAAGACTATATCTACGGTTCTGCTGATGTTGTTGGCTTAATGTGCTTAAAAGTATTTGTTAAAGGTGACAGCGAAAAATACGAATCGCTTAAAAGTACAGCAATGTCTTTAGGCTCTGCATTTCAAAAAGTGAACTTTTTAAGAGACTTAAAAGCAGACCATGAACTATTGGACAGAACCTATTTTCCTAATACGGATCTAACTAATTTAACAGAAGAAGATAAATTGTTTATTATTCAGGATATCGAAAGTGATTTTGAAGAAGGTTTAAAAGGAATCAAACAATTACCTATCGAAGCCAAATTTGGTGTATTTATGGCTTACCGATACTACAACCAATTATTAAAAAAATTAAAGAAAACACCCGCTTTAGAAATAAAAAATACACGTATTAGAGTCCCTAATTATAAAAAGGCCGAACTTCTTACACGTAGTTATGTAAAATACCAACTCAATTTATTATAA
- a CDS encoding phytoene desaturase family protein, whose product MTKNIAIIGSGFSALSAACYLAKAGQTVTVFEKNETVGGRCRQFKKEGFTFDIGPSWYWMPDIFDKFFADFGKKTSDYYQLDKLSPAYKIFFKDEEITIGDTLDKICIEFDRIEPGSSVQLKKFIKKAGTNYDIAINKVVLKPGISPLELITPETARRVDQFFKTISSDVRKKFKNPMLISTLEFPVLFLGAKPNKTPSFYNFMNYADFGLGTWHPKGGMYEIVKAMKNLAESLGVTFKINSPITKINVATKKATSIVVNNQTIDFDVVLSGADYHHSETLLDQQHRQYSEKYWSKKTFAPSSLLFYIGFDKKLNNIQHHNLFFDTNFETHAEEIYDNPKWPSDPLFYANFPSTTDSSMAPENFETGFFLIPIAPGIEDTAELRAQYFDIILARFEKLTKQDVKNNIIFKESFCVKDFKKDYNSYKGNAYGMANTLLQTAFLRPKLKSKKVNNLYFTGQLTVPGPGVPPALISGKLVAELINKHHNN is encoded by the coding sequence ATGACTAAAAACATTGCAATTATTGGTTCCGGGTTTTCTGCTCTATCAGCCGCTTGCTATTTGGCTAAAGCAGGCCAAACAGTTACTGTTTTTGAAAAAAATGAAACCGTAGGTGGGCGTTGTAGACAATTTAAAAAAGAAGGTTTTACGTTTGATATTGGACCAAGCTGGTATTGGATGCCCGATATCTTTGATAAATTTTTTGCCGATTTTGGTAAAAAGACATCTGATTACTATCAATTAGATAAATTATCTCCAGCCTATAAAATCTTTTTTAAAGATGAAGAAATCACTATTGGAGATACGCTTGATAAAATCTGTATAGAATTTGATCGCATTGAACCCGGTAGTTCTGTACAGCTTAAAAAATTTATAAAAAAAGCAGGAACAAATTACGATATAGCCATTAACAAAGTCGTTTTAAAGCCAGGAATTTCTCCTTTAGAATTAATAACACCAGAAACAGCTCGTCGCGTAGATCAATTTTTTAAAACGATTAGTAGTGATGTCAGAAAAAAATTCAAAAACCCAATGCTGATCTCTACTTTAGAGTTTCCTGTATTGTTTTTGGGGGCTAAACCAAACAAAACGCCATCGTTTTATAATTTTATGAACTATGCCGATTTTGGTTTAGGCACATGGCATCCAAAAGGTGGTATGTATGAAATAGTGAAAGCAATGAAAAATTTGGCAGAAAGTTTAGGTGTAACATTCAAAATAAACAGTCCTATAACTAAAATTAATGTGGCTACTAAAAAAGCGACATCCATAGTTGTTAATAATCAAACGATAGATTTTGATGTTGTATTAAGCGGTGCAGATTATCACCATTCTGAAACACTTTTAGATCAACAACACAGACAATATTCAGAAAAATACTGGAGCAAGAAAACATTCGCCCCTTCCTCCCTATTGTTCTACATCGGATTTGATAAAAAGTTAAACAACATTCAACACCATAATTTGTTTTTTGACACCAACTTTGAGACCCATGCTGAAGAAATATATGATAACCCAAAATGGCCATCAGACCCTTTATTTTATGCTAATTTCCCTTCAACAACAGACAGTAGCATGGCTCCTGAAAATTTTGAGACTGGTTTTTTCTTAATACCTATTGCACCAGGCATAGAGGATACAGCAGAGTTAAGAGCACAATATTTTGACATTATTTTAGCAAGGTTTGAAAAATTGACAAAACAAGATGTTAAAAATAATATTATCTTTAAAGAGTCTTTTTGTGTGAAAGATTTTAAAAAAGATTACAACTCGTACAAAGGAAATGCATACGGAATGGCCAACACACTATTACAGACTGCATTTTTAAGGCCTAAATTAAAAAGTAAAAAAGTCAATAATTTATATTTTACAGGACAACTAACTGTACCTGGTCCAGGCGTGCCACCAGCACTTATTTCTGGAAAACTAGTCGCAGAATTAATTAACAAACACCATAATAATTAA
- a CDS encoding lycopene cyclase family protein, whose translation MHKPHYDYIIVGNGLAGLQLALALGNDAFFNGKQIALIDPSTKSENDKTWSFWETEDSIWGKLPYKTWQKATIYSSKKEIKLNLKPYSYKSIRALDFYNYAKANLKQKHNIHFITDTVTKVSEKELVSVITETNSYTANHVFDSRVTPHFTTQNKKHTTLLQHFKGWIIRTEFPVFDDTQITMMDYRLKDGNQTTFMYVLPFSKTEALVEFTYFTENTVKESTYDSYIKHYISDYLKIENYTIAETESGVIPMTTFPFSNNNTSNITKIGTAGGWVKPSTGYSFKHTQKKVTKVVTNLKANQPPSKNLFIAKYKFYDKIFLKVLKDENHKGEWIFEQYYSKNDVNTMFRFLDEESTFTEDLKIMWSLFSFSFIKAFFRTL comes from the coding sequence ATGCATAAACCCCATTATGATTACATAATAGTTGGTAATGGATTGGCGGGACTACAACTAGCCTTAGCATTAGGAAATGATGCTTTTTTTAATGGTAAACAAATTGCATTAATAGATCCTTCTACAAAGTCTGAGAATGACAAAACGTGGAGTTTTTGGGAAACAGAAGATAGCATTTGGGGTAAATTACCCTATAAAACTTGGCAAAAAGCTACTATTTATAGTTCAAAAAAAGAAATAAAACTAAATCTAAAGCCTTATTCTTATAAAAGTATACGAGCCTTAGATTTTTATAATTACGCTAAAGCGAATTTAAAACAGAAGCATAATATTCACTTTATAACAGATACTGTTACAAAAGTATCAGAAAAAGAATTGGTTTCGGTAATAACCGAAACTAATAGCTATACTGCAAATCATGTTTTTGATAGTAGAGTTACACCTCATTTTACCACTCAAAATAAAAAACACACAACATTATTACAACACTTTAAAGGTTGGATTATAAGAACAGAATTTCCTGTATTTGATGATACACAGATAACAATGATGGACTACCGTTTAAAAGACGGAAACCAAACTACGTTTATGTATGTGTTACCCTTTTCTAAGACTGAAGCTTTAGTAGAATTTACTTATTTTACAGAAAACACTGTTAAAGAATCGACCTACGATAGTTATATCAAACACTACATTTCTGATTATTTAAAAATTGAAAACTACACCATAGCAGAAACTGAATCTGGTGTCATACCAATGACAACATTTCCATTTAGTAACAACAACACATCTAACATTACTAAAATAGGAACCGCTGGAGGCTGGGTAAAACCGTCTACAGGCTATTCATTTAAACATACTCAGAAAAAAGTAACTAAGGTTGTTACCAATTTAAAAGCGAACCAACCACCTTCTAAAAATCTATTTATAGCAAAATATAAATTCTACGATAAAATATTTTTAAAGGTTTTAAAAGACGAAAATCATAAAGGAGAATGGATTTTTGAACAATACTATAGTAAAAACGATGTAAATACAATGTTTCGCTTTTTAGATGAGGAGTCTACTTTTACCGAAGACTTAAAAATCATGTGGTCTTTATTTAGCTTTAGCTTTATAAAAGCTTTTTTTAGAACGCTATAA
- a CDS encoding anti-sigma factor codes for MIRKMYLAVIALGVLSVSCSNDDDDATPQVETSELTLNLTGLEALGDDFVYEGWVIVDGAPVSTGRFSDVNFPQTFQVLSTQLAAATTFVLSIEPTVDPDPAPAETKVLAGDFSGTSASVNSNLVADFSTVAGTFILATPTDMDDTNEESGVWFLDNASGTAVTGLNLPELSDGWKYEGWAVINGTPISTGTFTDASMADDNAATSSFKGDAGNGPGYPGEDYLQNAPAGFTFPTDLRGTTIVVSVEPSPDNSAAPFTLKPLAQMVATDAAVHTSITMGAGPVQSLMGTVNR; via the coding sequence ATGATTAGAAAAATGTATTTAGCTGTAATAGCTCTTGGAGTATTAAGTGTATCATGTAGTAATGATGATGATGATGCAACACCACAAGTAGAAACATCAGAATTAACATTAAATCTTACAGGGCTAGAAGCTCTTGGAGATGATTTTGTATATGAAGGATGGGTAATAGTGGATGGAGCACCTGTATCTACCGGACGATTTAGTGATGTCAATTTTCCACAAACCTTTCAAGTATTAAGTACACAATTAGCAGCAGCAACAACGTTTGTTTTGTCAATAGAGCCTACAGTGGATCCAGATCCGGCTCCAGCCGAAACAAAAGTATTAGCGGGAGATTTTTCAGGGACTTCAGCAAGTGTAAATTCTAACTTAGTAGCAGATTTTTCTACTGTAGCAGGAACATTTATTTTAGCAACACCTACTGATATGGATGATACAAACGAAGAAAGTGGCGTTTGGTTTTTAGATAACGCTTCTGGAACGGCTGTAACAGGATTAAATTTACCAGAACTTTCTGATGGATGGAAATATGAAGGATGGGCTGTAATAAACGGTACACCAATAAGTACAGGAACGTTTACAGATGCTTCTATGGCAGATGATAATGCAGCAACGTCTTCTTTTAAAGGTGACGCAGGTAATGGCCCAGGATATCCTGGAGAAGATTACTTACAAAATGCACCGGCAGGATTTACGTTTCCAACAGATTTGAGAGGGACTACAATTGTAGTTTCAGTAGAACCAAGTCCTGATAACAGTGCAGCTCCATTTACACTAAAACCATTAGCACAAATGGTGGCAACAGATGCAGCAGTACATACTTCTATAACTATGGGAGCGGGTCCAGTACAATCTTTAATGGGGACAGTAAATAGATAA
- a CDS encoding sterol desaturase family protein, whose protein sequence is MQTVYWILVFLGTFSTMEFMAWFTHKYVMHGFLWSLHKDHHHKDHDSWFERNDAFFIFYAIVSMTCFYLWSYEGVWYCLPIGLGIMAYGAAYFLVHDIFIHQRFKLFRNANNTYAKGVRRAHKMHHKHLGKGDGECFGMLFVPFKYFKK, encoded by the coding sequence ATGCAAACAGTATATTGGATATTAGTTTTTTTAGGAACCTTTTCTACAATGGAATTTATGGCGTGGTTTACACACAAATATGTCATGCATGGTTTTTTATGGAGCTTACACAAAGATCACCATCACAAAGATCACGACAGTTGGTTTGAGCGTAATGATGCCTTTTTTATATTTTACGCCATAGTTAGTATGACGTGCTTTTACCTTTGGAGTTATGAAGGCGTATGGTATTGCCTACCTATAGGTCTTGGTATTATGGCCTACGGTGCTGCTTACTTTTTAGTACACGACATTTTTATACACCAACGTTTTAAGTTATTTAGAAACGCAAATAACACGTACGCTAAGGGGGTACGTCGTGCACATAAAATGCATCACAAGCATTTAGGAAAAGGAGATGGCGAATGCTTCGGGATGCTATTCGTTCCTTTTAAATATTTTAAAAAGTAA
- a CDS encoding TlpA family protein disulfide reductase, whose protein sequence is MKTPKITLKNIVFGLVIVLLIIPASRQFIQIQLHKGLALFSPSIETESNRERITNYNWNLVDLNGSVYNFRQAENKIVLVSFWATWCPPCIAELPSMQKLYEAYSDKIEFVFVSNEKNETIKAFMDKNGYNFKVYTPLETAKINQFKVNSIPRTFLIDQKGTIVIDKNGAANWNSDAVRNTINDLLN, encoded by the coding sequence ATGAAAACACCTAAAATTACATTAAAAAATATAGTTTTTGGACTTGTTATAGTCTTATTAATTATTCCTGCTAGTAGGCAATTTATTCAAATACAACTCCATAAAGGCTTGGCATTATTTTCGCCTAGTATTGAAACCGAATCAAACCGAGAACGAATCACCAATTATAATTGGAATTTAGTAGATCTAAATGGTAGCGTATATAATTTCCGTCAAGCGGAAAACAAAATCGTACTTGTAAGCTTTTGGGCCACTTGGTGCCCACCGTGTATTGCAGAACTACCAAGTATGCAAAAACTATACGAAGCTTATAGCGATAAAATTGAATTTGTATTTGTATCCAACGAAAAAAATGAAACTATTAAAGCATTTATGGATAAAAACGGATATAATTTTAAGGTTTATACGCCTTTAGAAACAGCAAAAATCAATCAATTTAAGGTAAATAGTATTCCTCGTACATTTTTGATTGATCAAAAAGGAACTATTGTTATTGATAAAAATGGTGCGGCTAATTGGAATAGTGATGCGGTTAGAAACACTATTAATGATTTACTTAACTAA
- a CDS encoding aconitate hydratase produces the protein MAFDIDMIKGVYSKMTERVDAARKVVGKPLTLSEKILYSHLWDGTPEKAFTRGKDYVDFAPDRIACQDATAQMALLQFMQAGKDNVAVPTTVHCDHLIQAKDGATTDLKHANSVSSEVFNFLESVSNKYGIGFWKPGAGIIHQVVLENYAFPGGMMIGTDSHTVNAGGLGMVAIGVGGADAVDVMAGMAWELKFPKLIGVRLTGKLSGWTAPKDVILKVAGIVSAKGGTGAIVEYFGEGAISMSCTGKGTICNMGAEIGATTSTFGYDESMERYLRATDRADVADAANQVKDYLTADAEVYANPENYFDQVIDINLSELGPLLNGPFTPDLSTPVGKTMGEKATANEWPLQVEWGLIGSCTNSSYEDLSRASSIAQQALDKGIKMKAELGINPGSEQVRYTADRDGILGIFEKLDAKIFTNACGPCIGQWARYSDPKNAPKNSIVHSFNRNFAKRADGNPNTHAFVASPEITAAIAIAGRLDFNPLTDSLLNEEGQEVMFDEPTGWELPPKGFEVKENGYLAPDEDGSGVEVKVASDSERLQLLTPFTPIGNDISGAKLLIKAFGKCTTDHISMAGPWLRFRGHLDNISNNCLIGAVNAFGKKTNFVKNQLTGEFGGVPDTARAYKAAGVKTIVVGDHNYGEGSSREHAAMEPRHLGVVAVIVKSFARIHETNLKKQGMLGLTFNNEADYDLILEDDTFNFVDLNEFAPGKPLTIEVVHADGSKDTVVTNHTYNEAQITWYNEGSALNLIKKENNA, from the coding sequence ATGGCATTTGATATCGATATGATTAAAGGAGTTTACTCTAAAATGACGGAACGTGTTGATGCAGCACGTAAAGTTGTAGGTAAACCTTTAACACTTTCTGAAAAGATTTTATATTCTCACCTTTGGGATGGAACCCCTGAAAAAGCCTTCACAAGAGGTAAAGACTATGTGGATTTTGCTCCAGATAGAATTGCATGTCAGGATGCTACAGCTCAAATGGCACTATTACAGTTTATGCAAGCTGGAAAAGACAATGTTGCAGTGCCGACAACGGTGCATTGTGATCACTTGATTCAAGCTAAAGATGGTGCTACAACAGATTTAAAACACGCCAATAGTGTGAGTAGTGAAGTTTTTAACTTCCTAGAATCTGTCTCTAACAAATACGGAATTGGTTTTTGGAAACCAGGAGCAGGGATTATTCACCAAGTCGTTTTAGAAAATTATGCATTTCCAGGAGGAATGATGATTGGTACAGATTCTCACACAGTAAATGCTGGTGGTTTAGGTATGGTAGCTATTGGTGTTGGTGGTGCTGATGCTGTAGATGTAATGGCAGGTATGGCTTGGGAACTTAAATTCCCTAAACTAATAGGTGTAAGACTAACAGGTAAATTATCTGGTTGGACGGCACCAAAAGATGTCATCTTAAAAGTGGCTGGTATTGTTTCTGCTAAAGGAGGAACAGGAGCCATTGTAGAATATTTTGGTGAAGGTGCTATATCAATGTCTTGTACCGGAAAAGGTACTATTTGTAACATGGGTGCAGAAATAGGAGCAACAACTTCTACTTTTGGATATGACGAGTCTATGGAGCGTTATTTACGTGCTACAGATAGAGCAGATGTTGCCGATGCAGCAAATCAAGTTAAAGACTATTTAACTGCAGATGCAGAGGTATATGCTAATCCAGAAAACTATTTTGATCAAGTCATAGATATTAACTTATCAGAATTAGGGCCTTTATTAAATGGACCTTTTACTCCAGATTTATCAACACCAGTTGGTAAAACTATGGGAGAAAAAGCTACAGCTAACGAATGGCCTTTACAAGTAGAATGGGGACTGATTGGTTCTTGTACTAACTCATCTTACGAAGATTTATCGCGTGCATCTTCTATTGCACAACAAGCGTTAGATAAAGGTATAAAAATGAAAGCAGAATTAGGGATTAATCCAGGTTCTGAGCAAGTACGTTATACAGCAGATAGAGATGGAATTTTAGGAATCTTTGAAAAATTAGACGCTAAAATATTTACTAATGCTTGTGGTCCATGTATTGGACAATGGGCAAGATATAGTGATCCTAAAAATGCACCTAAAAATAGTATCGTGCATTCGTTTAACCGAAACTTTGCAAAACGTGCAGATGGTAACCCAAATACACATGCTTTTGTAGCCTCTCCAGAGATTACAGCAGCTATTGCAATTGCGGGTCGTTTAGACTTTAATCCTTTAACGGATTCTTTATTAAACGAAGAGGGGCAAGAAGTAATGTTTGATGAGCCAACAGGATGGGAATTACCTCCAAAAGGTTTTGAAGTAAAAGAAAATGGTTACTTAGCGCCTGATGAAGATGGTAGTGGTGTGGAAGTAAAAGTAGCTTCTGATTCTGAAAGACTACAATTATTAACACCATTTACACCTATTGGAAATGATATTTCTGGTGCTAAATTATTAATTAAAGCTTTCGGAAAATGTACGACAGACCATATTAGTATGGCTGGACCATGGTTACGTTTTAGAGGGCATTTAGATAATATTTCTAATAACTGTTTAATTGGTGCTGTTAACGCATTTGGTAAGAAGACAAACTTTGTTAAAAATCAATTAACAGGAGAGTTTGGCGGTGTACCAGATACAGCAAGAGCTTACAAGGCTGCAGGTGTTAAAACTATAGTCGTGGGAGATCATAACTACGGAGAAGGGTCTTCTAGAGAGCATGCAGCTATGGAGCCAAGACATCTTGGTGTTGTAGCGGTAATTGTAAAATCTTTTGCACGTATCCACGAAACAAACCTTAAAAAACAAGGGATGTTAGGACTAACATTTAATAATGAAGCAGATTACGATTTAATTTTAGAGGATGATACATTCAACTTTGTAGATTTAAACGAATTTGCACCAGGAAAGCCATTAACAATCGAGGTTGTTCATGCAGATGGAAGTAAAGATACAGTAGTAACAAATCATACGTATAACGAAGCGCAAATCACTTGGTATAACGAAGGAAGTGCGCTTAACTTGATTAAAAAAGAAAATAACGCATAA